Proteins encoded by one window of Aliidongia dinghuensis:
- the nagA gene encoding N-acetylglucosamine-6-phosphate deacetylase: MRRLLTGARLFTGERIVDGHALLVEDGRILDLVQGETAGAEVVPLPAGSLIAPGFIDTQVNGGGGALFNDTPTVAAIRTIVAAHRRFGTTGLLPTFITDAADKMHAAASAAAEAMRAPASGVLGLHLEGPFLARERRGVHDAAFIRAPTPDDLAYLVELPNEFPGGKVLLSLAPETVSDAVIGALAEAGLLIAGAHSAASFARTTDAIHAGLSGFTHLFNAMPPLANREPGIAGAALASPEIWCGIIVDGIHVHPAMLRLALAAKPRGKLMLVTDAMTPLGTDARSFTLYGARIHRRDGRLVTDDGTLAGADLDMGQAVRNTIRLLGVEREEALRMASLYPAEFLGMADRRGRLAPGYLADLTLLDARDRVLGTWVAGEWQAA; this comes from the coding sequence ATGCGCAGGCTCCTGACAGGCGCCCGGTTGTTCACCGGCGAGCGGATCGTCGACGGGCATGCGCTGCTCGTCGAGGACGGCCGGATCCTCGACCTCGTGCAGGGCGAGACCGCCGGTGCAGAGGTCGTGCCGCTGCCCGCGGGCAGCTTGATCGCCCCCGGCTTCATCGATACGCAGGTGAACGGCGGCGGCGGCGCTCTCTTCAACGACACGCCGACCGTGGCGGCAATCCGCACGATCGTCGCGGCCCACCGCCGGTTCGGCACGACCGGGCTGCTGCCGACCTTCATCACCGATGCCGCCGACAAGATGCACGCGGCGGCCTCGGCCGCGGCCGAGGCGATGCGCGCACCGGCGAGCGGCGTGCTGGGCCTGCATTTGGAAGGCCCGTTCCTCGCCAGGGAACGCCGGGGCGTGCACGACGCCGCCTTTATTCGCGCGCCGACGCCGGACGATCTCGCCTATCTGGTCGAGCTGCCGAACGAGTTCCCCGGCGGCAAGGTGCTGCTGTCGTTGGCCCCGGAGACGGTGTCGGATGCCGTCATCGGCGCGCTCGCCGAGGCCGGGCTGCTGATCGCCGGCGCCCATTCGGCCGCGAGCTTCGCCCGCACGACCGACGCGATCCACGCGGGCCTCAGCGGCTTCACCCATCTGTTCAATGCCATGCCGCCGCTCGCCAACCGCGAGCCGGGCATCGCCGGCGCCGCCCTCGCCTCGCCCGAGATCTGGTGCGGCATCATCGTCGACGGCATCCATGTCCATCCGGCGATGCTGCGGCTGGCACTGGCGGCAAAGCCGCGCGGCAAGCTGATGCTCGTGACCGACGCCATGACGCCGCTCGGCACTGATGCCCGGAGCTTCACGCTCTATGGTGCGAGGATCCATCGCCGGGACGGGCGCCTCGTGACCGACGACGGCACCCTCGCCGGCGCCGACCTCGACATGGGTCAAGCCGTGCGCAATACGATCCGCCTCCTCGGCGTCGAGCGCGAGGAGGCGCTGCGCATGGCTTCGCTCTATCCGGCAGAGTTTCTAGGCATGGCCGACCGGCGCGGTCGGCTGGCACCGGGCTACCTGGCCGATCTCACGCTGCTGGACGCGCGCGACCGGGTGCTGGGCACCTGGGTTGCAGGAGAGTGGCAGGCGGCGTAA
- a CDS encoding AraC family transcriptional regulator — protein MLSVLLHDARVELLPAAPYDVGYTPEVPVIGFAFETQAGSHAFASDRVTPFRTRPNSLAYVPPGCDVLSRSGTGGEYLTIRLRSGAEEPDARSGHFNDHVDPVAIEAARRLRRLLLMRAAADPLELEREVAILQGAVLRAAGGPHGDKIDVAAARWMTPRRLRLIEELIEAHMEDGLSVAEMAACVGLSAGFFGRAFKAAAGVTPHDHLIERRIARARRLMATTSSGLAEIAAACGFASHAHLTAQLRRRLGVAPSALRQAAQNR, from the coding sequence ATGCTGTCCGTTTTGCTGCATGACGCCCGGGTCGAGCTCCTGCCGGCCGCGCCCTACGATGTCGGCTATACGCCCGAGGTGCCGGTCATCGGCTTCGCGTTCGAGACCCAGGCGGGCTCCCATGCCTTCGCCTCGGACCGGGTCACGCCGTTCCGGACGCGGCCGAACAGCCTCGCCTATGTCCCACCCGGCTGCGACGTGCTGTCCCGCTCGGGCACGGGCGGCGAATACCTGACGATCCGGCTGCGGTCGGGGGCAGAGGAGCCGGACGCCCGTTCCGGCCACTTCAATGATCACGTCGATCCGGTCGCCATCGAGGCCGCGCGTCGCCTGCGGCGGCTGCTCCTGATGCGGGCGGCCGCCGATCCGCTGGAGCTCGAGCGCGAGGTCGCGATCCTGCAGGGCGCGGTCCTGCGCGCGGCGGGCGGCCCGCACGGCGACAAGATCGACGTTGCGGCCGCCCGCTGGATGACGCCGCGGCGTCTCCGCCTGATCGAGGAACTGATCGAAGCGCACATGGAGGACGGTCTCTCCGTCGCCGAGATGGCGGCATGCGTCGGCCTGTCGGCAGGCTTCTTCGGCCGCGCCTTCAAGGCCGCAGCCGGCGTCACGCCGCATGATCATCTGATCGAGCGGCGCATCGCGCGCGCCCGCCGCCTGATGGCAACGACCTCGAGCGGCCTTGCCGAAATCGCCGCCGCCTGCGGCTTCGCCTCGCACGCCCACCTGACCGCCCAGCTGCGCCGCCGGCTGGGCGTGGCGCCGAGCGCCCTCAGGCAGGCTGCTCAGAACAGATAG
- a CDS encoding response regulator, which translates to MEQRNPTILLVDDDADIRNVTRALLESLGYVVIDVPHPAAALEIVSGPAQIDLVFTDIQMPDMSGFELASRIASLRPGLPVVYATGFTGVFAENDNHPPGPIVAKPYRMATLRSVVDSSLTGR; encoded by the coding sequence ATGGAACAGCGAAATCCGACGATCCTGCTGGTCGACGACGACGCCGATATTCGGAACGTGACTCGCGCTTTACTTGAAAGCCTGGGTTACGTCGTCATCGACGTGCCTCATCCGGCGGCGGCGCTCGAGATCGTCTCCGGGCCGGCGCAGATCGATCTGGTTTTCACCGATATCCAGATGCCGGACATGAGCGGCTTCGAGCTGGCCAGCCGGATCGCGAGCCTGCGCCCGGGGCTGCCCGTGGTCTACGCGACCGGCTTCACCGGCGTGTTCGCCGAAAATGACAATCATCCGCCCGGCCCGATCGTAGCCAAGCCCTATCGCATGGCGACGCTACGCAGCGTTGTCGACAGTTCACTTACGGGCCGTTGA
- a CDS encoding threonine dehydratase, with the protein MPLFSLEDLAEVMPLVRSFVPPTPAYAWPLLRARTGVDVIVKHENHTPTGAFKARGVPVYLDALRRAGALPPGVVSATRGNHGQAVAIAAARNGIPAVIVVPAGNSVEKNAAMAAFGAEVIVAGADFDESRVVAAEIAETRGYHVVPAFHAEIVKGVATYAHELFTAVPDLAVVYVPIGMGSGICGLITVRDLLGLDTEIVGVVSTEAPAFALSFEAGRPISTESARTFADGMACRMPLPEPVEIIRAGAARIVQVGDAAIADAVRAYYADTHNLAEGAGAAPLAALIAERQRYAGRRAAVVLTGGNIDAPLFAQILRGGTPAV; encoded by the coding sequence ATGCCGCTCTTTTCGCTCGAAGACCTCGCCGAAGTCATGCCGCTGGTCCGCAGTTTCGTGCCGCCGACGCCGGCCTATGCCTGGCCGCTGCTGCGTGCCCGGACCGGCGTCGACGTGATCGTCAAGCACGAGAACCACACGCCGACCGGAGCCTTCAAGGCACGCGGCGTGCCGGTCTATCTGGATGCGCTTCGCCGGGCGGGTGCGCTGCCGCCGGGCGTCGTCTCGGCGACGCGCGGCAATCATGGCCAGGCGGTCGCCATCGCCGCCGCCCGCAACGGCATTCCTGCCGTGATCGTTGTGCCTGCCGGCAATTCGGTCGAGAAGAATGCGGCCATGGCGGCCTTCGGCGCCGAGGTGATCGTCGCCGGCGCGGATTTCGACGAGAGCCGGGTCGTGGCCGCCGAGATCGCCGAGACACGCGGCTACCATGTCGTGCCCGCGTTCCATGCCGAGATCGTGAAGGGCGTTGCGACCTATGCTCACGAGCTGTTCACCGCCGTCCCCGACCTCGCGGTCGTCTATGTGCCGATCGGCATGGGGTCCGGCATCTGCGGGCTCATCACCGTGCGCGACCTCCTCGGGCTCGACACCGAGATCGTCGGTGTGGTCTCGACGGAGGCGCCGGCCTTCGCCCTGTCGTTCGAGGCCGGCCGGCCGATATCGACCGAGAGCGCCCGGACCTTCGCCGATGGCATGGCTTGCCGCATGCCACTCCCGGAGCCGGTCGAGATTATCCGCGCCGGTGCCGCCCGGATCGTCCAGGTCGGCGACGCGGCGATCGCGGATGCGGTGCGTGCCTATTACGCCGATACCCATAACCTCGCCGAGGGGGCTGGTGCCGCACCCCTCGCGGCCCTGATCGCCGAGCGTCAGCGCTATGCCGGCCGGCGGGCCGCGGTCGTGCTGACCGGCGGCAATATCGATGCGCCGCTGTTCGCCCAGATCCTGCGGGGCGGCACGCCTGCCGTGTAA
- a CDS encoding LysR family transcriptional regulator, whose protein sequence is MSLSLLPLNALRAFEVSARHLSFTRAGLELRVTQAAVSQQVKTLEKILGVALFRRLPRGLALTEEGEALLPVLTDAFRRIGGTLERFGNGRMREVLTVGAVGTFVTGWLLPRLPDFRAAHPFIDLRLMTNNNRVDLAGEGLDCAIRFGDGAWHGTEATRLFAAPLSPLCAPALARRLQHPADLTRETLLRSYRPEEWERWFTAVDLSAPSIHGYVFDSSLTMAEAAVQGIGIALLPARMFEHDLRQGRLERPFAAEVTLGEYWLTRLKSRPETPAMGAFHDWLLAEADASSN, encoded by the coding sequence ATGTCGCTGTCGTTGCTTCCGCTCAATGCCCTGCGTGCTTTCGAGGTTTCAGCTCGGCACTTGAGCTTTACCCGGGCCGGCCTCGAGCTGCGCGTGACCCAGGCGGCAGTCAGCCAGCAGGTGAAGACCCTAGAGAAAATCTTGGGGGTGGCGCTGTTTCGCCGCCTGCCGCGCGGCCTGGCGCTCACCGAGGAGGGCGAGGCTCTCCTCCCCGTGTTGACCGACGCCTTCCGCCGGATCGGCGGCACGCTGGAGCGCTTCGGCAACGGGCGGATGCGCGAGGTGCTGACCGTCGGCGCCGTCGGTACCTTCGTCACCGGCTGGCTGCTGCCCCGGTTGCCGGACTTCCGCGCCGCCCATCCCTTCATCGACCTGCGGCTCATGACCAACAACAATCGCGTGGACCTGGCCGGCGAGGGATTGGACTGCGCCATCCGCTTCGGCGACGGCGCCTGGCACGGCACGGAGGCGACGCGCCTCTTCGCCGCCCCGCTGTCGCCGCTGTGCGCGCCGGCCTTGGCCCGGCGCCTGCAGCATCCGGCGGATCTCACGCGCGAGACCCTGCTGCGCTCCTACCGGCCGGAGGAATGGGAGCGCTGGTTCACTGCGGTCGATCTCTCCGCACCCAGCATCCATGGCTATGTGTTCGATTCGTCGCTGACGATGGCCGAAGCGGCGGTGCAAGGCATCGGGATCGCGCTGCTGCCGGCACGGATGTTCGAGCACGACCTGCGCCAGGGCCGCCTGGAACGGCCGTTCGCCGCCGAGGTCACGCTCGGCGAATATTGGCTGACCCGCCTCAAGTCCCGCCCGGAGACGCCGGCGATGGGCGCCTTCCACGACTGGCTGCTGGCCGAGGCCGACGCGTCGTCAAACTAA
- a CDS encoding SIS domain-containing protein — protein sequence MTTHPLPAMAREAAESANAARRQIERCGPSFKALGAKLRALAPRFVVTCARGSSDHASAYGKYLIETGLGVPVASIGPSVASLYNAPLQLKDGLFIAVSQSGQSPDLLRLAATAQASGAFVVCFVNDENSPLARQADLFIPLCAGRESSVAATKSYLTSAFAFLQLAAHWRADDGLLAAVERVPDWLDQAARLDWGPALQQLAALPSFYVIGRGLGAGAALEMALKFKETCRLHAEAFSAAEVIHGPLELVRPGFGAIALTQADRTLDSSRDTIHRMVALGATVLSTDPTVPGVVPLPALPDLPPEVAPLAQVQSFYMAVPGLALARGLDPDAPANLKKVTETV from the coding sequence ATGACCACCCACCCCCTGCCCGCCATGGCGCGCGAAGCGGCCGAATCCGCGAATGCGGCCCGCCGCCAGATCGAGCGTTGCGGCCCATCGTTCAAGGCGCTCGGCGCAAAGCTCAGGGCACTGGCACCACGCTTCGTCGTCACCTGCGCGCGCGGCTCGTCGGACCATGCGTCCGCCTATGGCAAGTACCTGATCGAGACCGGACTCGGCGTGCCGGTCGCCTCGATCGGCCCGTCGGTCGCCTCGCTCTACAACGCGCCGCTGCAGCTGAAGGACGGGCTGTTCATCGCCGTGTCGCAATCGGGGCAGAGCCCTGACCTCTTGCGCCTTGCGGCGACGGCACAGGCGAGCGGCGCCTTTGTCGTGTGCTTCGTCAATGACGAGAACTCGCCGCTCGCCCGTCAGGCCGACCTGTTCATTCCGTTGTGCGCCGGCCGGGAATCGAGCGTCGCCGCAACGAAGTCCTACCTGACCTCGGCCTTCGCCTTTTTGCAGCTCGCCGCCCATTGGCGCGCCGACGACGGGCTGCTGGCCGCAGTGGAGCGGGTACCGGATTGGCTCGACCAGGCGGCCCGGCTCGACTGGGGCCCGGCGCTGCAGCAGCTGGCGGCGCTCCCGAGCTTCTATGTGATCGGCCGCGGGCTCGGCGCCGGCGCGGCACTCGAGATGGCGCTCAAGTTCAAGGAGACCTGCCGGCTCCATGCCGAGGCGTTCAGCGCCGCCGAGGTGATCCACGGGCCGCTGGAACTGGTCCGCCCCGGCTTCGGCGCCATCGCGCTGACCCAGGCCGACCGGACGCTGGACTCGAGCCGCGACACGATCCACCGCATGGTGGCGCTCGGCGCCACGGTGCTGAGCACGGACCCGACGGTGCCGGGCGTTGTGCCGCTGCCGGCGCTGCCCGACCTGCCGCCGGAGGTGGCGCCGCTCGCCCAGGTGCAGAGCTTCTACATGGCGGTGCCGGGCTTGGCGCTGGCGCGCGGGCTCGACCCCGACGCCCCGGCCAACCTCAAGAAAGTGACGGAAACCGTCTGA
- a CDS encoding MipA/OmpV family protein → MTRFIRRTLWMLLSLAAVIWACPQARAQTPSPMAEWQYSAGVPLQSLFQGTPPDWQIEVGPAADLQPLYPGAGKYRVEIGPDIDVRYKDQVFFSTGEGLGVNLLIDKTYRIGASLGLDMGRQADSATRLHGTGDIGYAPVPKLFAEYVIFPVVLRADVRRALGGVDGFAGDLSAYLPVCCNDRFFVFVGPSATFVDDTYNRHEFGISATQHLRSGLPRFNAGGGLQSTGIGANLTWILGDQWLLEGGVTGQRLLGDAAHSPLTQARFQYDANFSVGYLF, encoded by the coding sequence ATGACACGGTTCATTCGCCGGACCCTCTGGATGCTGCTTTCCCTTGCGGCCGTGATCTGGGCCTGCCCCCAGGCCCGGGCGCAGACGCCGTCGCCCATGGCGGAATGGCAATATTCGGCGGGCGTGCCGCTGCAGTCACTGTTCCAGGGCACGCCGCCCGACTGGCAGATCGAGGTTGGCCCCGCCGCTGACCTGCAGCCGCTCTATCCCGGCGCCGGCAAATACCGTGTCGAGATCGGACCGGACATCGATGTCCGCTATAAGGACCAGGTCTTCTTCTCGACCGGGGAAGGTTTGGGCGTGAACCTCCTCATTGACAAGACCTATCGCATCGGTGCCTCGCTCGGTCTCGACATGGGCCGCCAGGCAGACAGCGCCACGCGGCTGCACGGCACCGGCGACATCGGCTACGCCCCGGTGCCGAAACTGTTCGCCGAATATGTGATCTTCCCGGTCGTTCTGCGTGCCGACGTGCGGCGCGCCCTGGGCGGCGTCGACGGCTTCGCCGGCGATCTCTCCGCTTACCTGCCGGTCTGCTGCAACGACCGCTTCTTCGTGTTTGTCGGCCCGTCGGCCACCTTCGTCGATGACACCTACAATCGGCACGAGTTCGGCATCAGCGCGACCCAGCATCTGCGCTCCGGCCTGCCGCGCTTCAACGCCGGGGGCGGGCTGCAGAGCACCGGGATCGGCGCGAACCTCACCTGGATCCTCGGCGATCAGTGGCTGCTCGAAGGCGGCGTCACCGGCCAGCGGTTGCTGGGCGACGCCGCACACAGTCCGCTGACGCAGGCGCGCTTCCAGTACGACGCGAATTTCTCGGTTGGCTATCTGTTCTGA
- the bla gene encoding class A beta-lactamase translates to MIDRRQFLVMSGAMVGGSALGLTLARAGSGFDGLERAFAQIEAAHGGRLGVAVLDTGSDRRAGYRQDERFPLCSTFKLLAAGAILARVEAGKDSLERRIRFSAADVVAYSPVTKSRTGGDGLMLATLCEAAITQSDNTAGNLLLRTLDGPAGLTAYLRSLGDTVTRLDRWETSLNEAQPGDPRDTTTPAAMLADVQALTLGAALKTAGKAQLLEWLRGNRTGDRRLRAKLPDGWVAAEKTGTGDHGTSNDVGLLFPPNGAAPLLVAAYFTEGPADSTVRDGTLAEVGASVVTAWLS, encoded by the coding sequence ATGATCGACAGACGGCAATTTCTGGTAATGTCGGGCGCGATGGTGGGCGGCTCGGCGCTGGGTTTGACACTTGCGCGGGCGGGAAGCGGCTTCGATGGTCTCGAGCGTGCCTTCGCCCAGATCGAGGCGGCGCATGGCGGACGGCTCGGCGTGGCCGTGCTCGATACCGGCAGCGATCGGCGGGCGGGCTATCGCCAGGACGAGCGTTTCCCACTGTGCAGCACCTTCAAGCTGCTGGCCGCCGGGGCCATCCTGGCTCGGGTCGAAGCCGGCAAGGACAGCCTGGAACGGCGTATCCGCTTCTCGGCCGCGGACGTGGTCGCCTACTCGCCGGTGACCAAGTCGCGGACCGGCGGCGACGGCCTGATGCTGGCGACGCTGTGCGAGGCCGCGATCACCCAGAGCGACAATACCGCGGGCAATCTGCTGCTGCGCACGCTCGACGGGCCGGCCGGATTGACCGCCTATCTGCGCAGCCTGGGCGACACCGTGACGCGGCTCGACCGGTGGGAAACCAGCCTGAACGAGGCCCAGCCAGGCGATCCGCGCGACACGACCACGCCCGCGGCCATGCTGGCGGACGTGCAGGCGCTGACCCTGGGCGCCGCGCTCAAGACGGCCGGGAAGGCGCAACTGCTCGAGTGGCTACGCGGCAACCGGACCGGCGACCGGCGGCTGCGCGCCAAGCTGCCGGACGGCTGGGTCGCGGCCGAGAAGACAGGTACCGGCGATCATGGCACCAGCAACGACGTCGGGCTGCTCTTTCCGCCCAATGGTGCGGCACCGCTGCTGGTGGCGGCCTATTTCACCGAGGGCCCGGCCGACAGCACCGTCCGGGACGGGACCCTGGCGGAGGTCGGTGCCAGCGTGGTCACGGCGTGGTTGTCGTGA
- a CDS encoding SDR family oxidoreductase: MNEGLKIAVVTGAGSGIGRSCALALLGAGYGVALAGRRREQLEETAGLAGAAAERALAVPTDVSDPASVATLFAAVKERFGRLDLLFNNAGVNVPDVAFEDLTAEQWNQVVAINLTGSFLCAQAAFRMMKDQTPQGGRIINNGSISAHAPRPNSAPYTSTKHAITGLTKSISLDGRKYDIACGQIDIGNAVTAMGGRMAKGVPQANGTIAPEAVMDVGEVARALLYMASLPPEANVQFMTVMATKMPFVGRG, from the coding sequence ATGAACGAAGGATTGAAGATCGCCGTCGTGACGGGCGCCGGTTCCGGCATCGGCCGGAGTTGCGCATTGGCGTTGCTGGGTGCCGGCTACGGCGTGGCACTCGCCGGGCGGCGGCGCGAGCAGCTCGAGGAAACGGCGGGCCTCGCTGGTGCAGCGGCCGAGCGCGCACTGGCGGTCCCGACCGACGTCAGCGATCCCGCCTCGGTCGCGACCCTCTTCGCCGCGGTGAAAGAGCGGTTTGGCCGGCTCGACCTTCTGTTCAACAACGCCGGCGTCAACGTGCCCGACGTGGCATTCGAGGATCTGACGGCCGAGCAGTGGAACCAGGTCGTAGCGATCAACCTGACCGGCTCGTTCCTGTGCGCGCAGGCGGCGTTCCGCATGATGAAGGACCAGACGCCGCAAGGCGGCCGCATCATCAACAACGGCTCGATCTCGGCCCATGCGCCGCGGCCGAACTCGGCGCCCTATACCTCGACCAAGCACGCGATCACGGGCTTGACCAAGTCGATCTCGCTCGACGGGCGCAAGTACGACATCGCCTGCGGCCAGATCGACATCGGCAACGCGGTCACCGCCATGGGCGGCCGCATGGCCAAGGGCGTGCCGCAGGCCAACGGCACGATCGCGCCCGAGGCGGTCATGGACGTGGGCGAAGTCGCTCGCGCGCTCCTCTACATGGCGAGCCTGCCGCCGGAAGCAAACGTGCAGTTCATGACCGTCATGGCCACCAAGATGCCGTTCGTCGGCCGCGGCTAA
- the edd gene encoding phosphogluconate dehydratase, translating into MSAALNSVLADATARIIERSRPTRAAYLDRIAAATSDRPHRTDLGCANFAHGFAACEAHDKSDLRVSAKPNIAIVSAYNDMLSAHQPLEHFPDVIREAVRAAGGVAQFAGGVPAMCDGVTQGRAGMELSLFSRDVIAMSTAIGLSHDMFDGALLLGVCDKIVPGLVMGALTFGHLPIILVPAGPMTSGIPNKEKARVRQQFAEGKVSREQLLEVEAASYHGPGTCTFYGTANSNQMLMEIMGLHLPGASFVNPGTPMRDALTRAAAQRAVAISPLGSDPTPMAKVIDERAIVNGVVGLLATGGSTNHTLHLVAMAAAAGIKLTWDDFHDLSPVVPLLARVYPNGQADVNHFHAAGGMAFLIGTLLDAGLLHEDVETVAGPGLGRYRREPTLEGGELAWRDGPRASLDPDVLRPVSDPFSPDGGLRMLDGNLGRSVIKISAVKTQHLVIEAPARVFSCQEELAAAFKAGELHRDVVAVVRFQGPKANGMPELHKLTPPLGVLLDLGYQVALVTDGRMSGASGKVPAAIHVTPESAEGGPLARVQDGDIIRLDVDAGTLELLVDPAEFAARPLAPFDAHRSAKGTGRELFGVLRRAVSGAEAGATVFAPDFASV; encoded by the coding sequence ATGAGTGCAGCGCTGAATTCCGTCCTGGCCGACGCGACCGCCCGCATCATCGAGCGCAGCCGGCCGACCCGTGCGGCCTATCTCGACCGGATCGCGGCCGCGACATCCGACCGGCCGCACCGCACCGATCTCGGCTGCGCCAACTTCGCCCACGGCTTCGCCGCCTGCGAGGCGCACGACAAGAGCGACCTGCGCGTATCGGCGAAGCCGAACATCGCCATCGTCTCGGCCTACAACGACATGCTGTCGGCCCATCAGCCGCTCGAGCATTTCCCGGACGTGATCCGCGAGGCGGTACGCGCGGCGGGCGGCGTCGCGCAGTTCGCGGGCGGCGTGCCGGCGATGTGCGATGGCGTGACGCAAGGCCGCGCCGGCATGGAGCTGTCGCTGTTCAGCCGCGACGTGATCGCCATGAGCACGGCGATCGGGCTCAGCCACGACATGTTCGACGGCGCGCTGCTCCTGGGCGTGTGCGACAAGATCGTGCCGGGCCTGGTCATGGGCGCGCTTACCTTCGGCCACCTGCCGATCATCCTGGTGCCGGCCGGCCCGATGACCTCGGGCATCCCCAACAAGGAAAAGGCGCGGGTGCGCCAGCAGTTCGCCGAGGGTAAGGTCAGCCGCGAACAGCTGCTCGAGGTCGAGGCCGCGTCCTATCACGGGCCGGGCACCTGCACTTTCTACGGCACGGCCAATTCGAACCAGATGCTGATGGAGATCATGGGCCTGCATCTGCCGGGGGCGAGCTTCGTCAATCCCGGCACGCCGATGCGCGACGCGCTGACCCGCGCCGCTGCCCAGCGCGCCGTGGCGATTTCACCGCTCGGGTCCGATCCGACGCCGATGGCCAAGGTGATCGACGAGCGCGCCATCGTGAACGGCGTCGTGGGCCTGCTCGCGACCGGCGGCTCGACCAATCACACGCTGCACCTGGTCGCGATGGCGGCGGCGGCCGGCATCAAGCTCACCTGGGATGATTTCCACGATCTCTCGCCCGTGGTGCCGCTCCTGGCGCGCGTCTATCCGAACGGCCAGGCCGACGTGAACCATTTCCATGCCGCCGGCGGCATGGCGTTCCTGATCGGCACGCTGCTTGACGCCGGGCTGCTGCACGAGGACGTCGAGACCGTCGCCGGGCCAGGCCTCGGACGCTACCGGCGGGAGCCGACGCTCGAGGGCGGTGAGCTCGCCTGGCGCGACGGTCCGCGCGCGAGCCTCGATCCGGACGTGCTGCGCCCCGTGTCGGACCCGTTCTCGCCCGACGGCGGCCTGCGCATGCTGGACGGCAACCTCGGCCGCTCGGTCATCAAGATCTCGGCGGTCAAGACACAGCATCTCGTCATCGAGGCGCCGGCGCGCGTCTTCTCCTGCCAGGAGGAACTGGCCGCCGCGTTCAAGGCCGGCGAGCTGCATCGCGACGTCGTCGCCGTGGTGCGCTTCCAGGGCCCGAAGGCGAACGGCATGCCGGAGCTGCACAAGCTGACCCCGCCGTTGGGCGTGCTCCTCGACCTTGGCTACCAGGTGGCGCTCGTCACCGACGGCCGCATGTCGGGCGCGTCCGGCAAGGTGCCGGCGGCGATCCATGTGACGCCGGAGAGTGCCGAGGGCGGTCCGCTCGCGCGCGTCCAGGACGGCGACATCATCCGCCTCGACGTCGATGCCGGTACGCTCGAGCTCCTGGTCGATCCGGCCGAGTTCGCGGCCCGTCCGCTCGCGCCGTTCGACGCCCATCGTAGCGCCAAGGGCACCGGCCGCGAGCTGTTCGGCGTGCTGCGCCGTGCCGTGAGCGGCGCCGAGGCCGGCGCCACCGTGTTCGCGCCCGACTTCGCGTCGGTATGA
- a CDS encoding BadF/BadG/BcrA/BcrD ATPase family protein — MTTEGELYLGVDGGGTGCRARLVDGAGRRLGDGKAGAANIRLGLDASWRQILVAADEALAEAGLDRRAFPRIHAGLGLAGITDAADAARVVVAAPDFAHVAAETDAHTACLGAFGGRDGAILILGTGSAGYALVGGCGHPIGGWGFEISDDGSGAQLGREAIRAAVRAYDGLGPESDLTRAIMARLGGHPPQVVAWVGGAKPGDYGSLAPTVLDHAGAGDPVATALVQATADHVAHFVDRLLALGAAHDRRGRVALMGGLAPAITGWLAPRTRACLAAPEGDAMDGAILLARRQSAAP, encoded by the coding sequence ATGACGACGGAGGGGGAACTTTATCTGGGTGTGGACGGCGGCGGCACCGGCTGCCGGGCCAGACTCGTGGACGGCGCGGGACGTCGCCTCGGCGACGGCAAGGCCGGGGCGGCGAACATCCGCCTGGGCCTGGACGCGAGCTGGCGCCAGATCCTGGTGGCGGCCGACGAGGCGCTGGCCGAGGCCGGGCTCGATCGCCGGGCGTTCCCCCGCATCCATGCCGGGCTCGGCCTTGCCGGCATCACCGATGCGGCCGACGCCGCGCGGGTCGTGGTCGCCGCTCCCGACTTCGCCCATGTCGCCGCCGAGACCGACGCGCACACGGCGTGCCTCGGTGCGTTCGGCGGCCGCGACGGCGCGATCCTGATCCTCGGCACCGGCAGCGCCGGCTATGCGCTGGTCGGCGGCTGCGGCCACCCGATCGGCGGCTGGGGCTTCGAGATTTCCGACGACGGCAGCGGCGCGCAGCTCGGCCGCGAGGCGATCCGCGCGGCGGTGCGCGCCTATGACGGGCTCGGCCCCGAAAGCGACCTGACGCGCGCGATCATGGCGCGGCTCGGCGGCCATCCGCCCCAGGTCGTCGCCTGGGTGGGCGGCGCCAAGCCCGGCGACTACGGCAGCCTCGCTCCGACAGTGCTCGACCATGCCGGGGCAGGCGACCCGGTCGCGACCGCCCTCGTCCAGGCGACGGCCGATCATGTCGCGCATTTCGTCGACCGGCTGCTGGCACTCGGTGCCGCCCATGATCGTCGGGGCCGGGTCGCCCTCATGGGCGGCCTCGCGCCGGCGATCACGGGCTGGCTCGCCCCCCGCACCCGTGCCTGCCTTGCCGCACCCGAAGGCGACGCCATGGACGGCGCCATCCTGCTGGCACGCCGCCAGAGCGCCGCGCCATGA